One window from the genome of Thalassospira xiamenensis M-5 = DSM 17429 encodes:
- a CDS encoding LpxI family protein translates to MTAPQDNPAAKLGIIAGGGALPARLAAAATAAGRDVFIVKLDAHADDPALDAYPHTSLRIGAAAKILDRLKSEECRDVVLAGKVARPSFASIRPDWRAAKLLMKVGMKSLGDDGLLRLVAGELERDGFRLVGAHEILSDLAVEEGVLGKVKPDAQAMADAQHGLKVARILGAADVGQGCVVQQGLVLALEAIEGTDEMIRRSADYRREGVGGVLVKSAKPQQDRRLDLPAIGVSTVENAHDAGLRGIALLAGGTMIIDREKTVKRADELGLFIIGISVQEPAQDE, encoded by the coding sequence ATGACAGCTCCGCAGGATAACCCCGCAGCAAAGCTTGGTATCATTGCTGGGGGTGGTGCGCTTCCCGCCCGTTTGGCGGCTGCGGCGACGGCTGCCGGGCGGGATGTTTTTATCGTGAAGCTTGATGCCCATGCCGATGATCCGGCATTGGATGCATATCCCCATACGTCGCTTCGCATCGGGGCGGCGGCGAAAATCCTTGATCGTCTGAAATCCGAAGAATGCCGTGATGTTGTCCTTGCGGGCAAGGTTGCGCGTCCATCATTTGCATCGATCCGGCCCGATTGGCGGGCGGCGAAACTGCTGATGAAAGTCGGGATGAAGTCGCTTGGCGATGATGGTTTGCTGCGTCTGGTTGCCGGTGAGCTTGAACGTGACGGTTTCCGTCTGGTCGGCGCACACGAGATTTTGAGCGACCTCGCGGTTGAGGAAGGTGTTCTGGGCAAGGTGAAGCCCGATGCACAGGCGATGGCCGATGCACAGCACGGTCTGAAGGTTGCCCGGATTTTGGGTGCCGCCGATGTCGGGCAGGGCTGTGTCGTGCAGCAGGGGCTTGTTCTGGCACTTGAAGCCATCGAGGGCACGGATGAAATGATCCGGCGGTCTGCCGACTATCGTCGCGAAGGTGTTGGCGGTGTTCTGGTGAAGTCGGCAAAGCCGCAGCAGGACAGGCGTCTTGACCTTCCGGCGATTGGTGTTTCGACCGTGGAAAATGCGCACGATGCCGGATTGCGCGGCATAGCGTTGCTTGCGGGTGGCACGATGATCATTGATCGCGAGAAAACCGTCAAACGTGCCGATGAACTTGGACTGTTCATTATCGGGATTTCGGTGCAGGAACCGGCACAGGATGAATAA
- the lpxA gene encoding acyl-ACP--UDP-N-acetylglucosamine O-acyltransferase, translating into MSKVHPTAIVEDGAQIGQDVEIGPYCVVGPQAVLGDRVKLHSHVVVAGITSIGEDSTIFPFASVGHAPQDLKFKNEPSRLIIGKRNKIREGATLNPGTEGGGMETTIGDDCLFMAGAHVGHDCHIGNHCILVNNGTLAGHVMVDDFAIVGGLSAVHQFVRIGKHAMIGGMTGVESDIIPYGSVIGNRAYLSGLNLVGLKRRGFDRETIHALRKAYRLLFAQEGTLAERVEEVSKDFEDVGPVMEIITFLKAESMRSVCTPKYDSSAG; encoded by the coding sequence ATGTCAAAAGTGCATCCAACCGCCATTGTCGAAGACGGCGCCCAGATTGGCCAGGATGTAGAAATCGGTCCGTACTGTGTTGTCGGACCGCAGGCGGTTCTGGGTGATCGCGTCAAGCTGCACAGCCATGTCGTGGTCGCCGGAATTACGTCAATCGGTGAAGACAGTACGATCTTTCCGTTTGCGTCAGTTGGTCATGCGCCGCAGGATTTGAAATTCAAGAACGAGCCATCGCGTCTGATCATTGGCAAACGCAACAAGATCCGCGAAGGGGCGACCCTTAATCCCGGCACAGAAGGCGGCGGGATGGAGACCACGATTGGTGATGACTGCCTGTTTATGGCAGGCGCGCATGTCGGGCATGACTGCCATATTGGCAATCATTGCATTCTGGTCAATAACGGGACCCTTGCTGGCCATGTCATGGTCGACGATTTTGCGATTGTCGGCGGCCTTTCAGCGGTGCATCAGTTTGTCCGCATTGGCAAACATGCGATGATCGGCGGCATGACCGGTGTTGAAAGCGATATCATTCCTTATGGTTCGGTGATTGGTAACCGTGCTTATCTTTCGGGGCTTAACCTTGTCGGGTTGAAGCGCCGCGGATTTGATCGCGAGACCATTCATGCGCTTCGCAAGGCGTATCGTCTTTTGTTTGCGCAGGAAGGTACGCTTGCCGAGCGGGTTGAGGAAGTCTCGAAAGATTTCGAGGATGTCGGGCCGGTCATGGAAATCATCACCTTCCTGAAAGCGGAAAGCATGCGTTCCGTATGTACGCCGAAATATGACAGCTCCGCAGGATAA
- the fabZ gene encoding 3-hydroxyacyl-ACP dehydratase FabZ codes for MTELVSVDIQRILEMIPHRYPFLLIDKVVDIAVDDSAVGIKNVTMNEPQFTGHFPEQPIMPGVLIIESMAQTAAILVVQTLGEDAEGKLVYFMSIDNARFRKPVVPGDVMHIHVKKKQSRGPVWKFESEVRVNDQVVAEATIAAMIRGN; via the coding sequence ATGACCGAATTGGTAAGTGTTGATATTCAGCGCATTCTGGAAATGATTCCGCATCGTTATCCGTTCCTGCTGATCGACAAGGTTGTTGATATTGCTGTCGACGATTCCGCCGTTGGCATCAAAAACGTGACGATGAACGAGCCGCAATTTACCGGCCATTTCCCGGAACAGCCGATCATGCCTGGCGTTCTGATCATCGAAAGCATGGCGCAGACGGCGGCCATTCTTGTGGTTCAGACCCTTGGTGAGGATGCCGAAGGCAAGCTGGTTTATTTCATGAGTATTGATAACGCACGGTTCCGCAAGCCGGTTGTGCCGGGTGACGTCATGCATATTCATGTGAAGAAAAAACAGAGCCGTGGCCCGGTCTGGAAGTTTGAAAGTGAAGTCCGCGTTAACGATCAGGTCGTTGCAGAAGCCACCATCGCCGCGATGATCCGGGGCAACTGA
- the lpxD gene encoding UDP-3-O-(3-hydroxymyristoyl)glucosamine N-acyltransferase yields the protein MADSRFFKRKGPFSVQEIAELTGAELVNAPDPSRRFDDVSPLQNADASILSFFDNRKYLDAFVSSSAGGCFVRPEFVDRAPADMVLFTTSDPYRAYAKAATAYYPFDAANGVVSPHAIVADTAMIGKGVQIDAGAVIGEHCEIGDGCVISSNAVIGEGVVIGAGSRIGAGATISHCLIGNLCLIYPGARIGQDGFGFAMGAQGHLKVPQLGRVVIGNDVEVGANSTIDRGAGPDTVIGNGCRIDNLVQIGHNVELGMGCVIVSQVGISGSTKLGNFVVAAGQAGITGHLEIGDGAKIAAQSGVMKNIGAGETVGGSPAVPVMEYHKQTVALSRLIRKKK from the coding sequence ATGGCTGATTCCCGGTTTTTCAAACGCAAGGGACCGTTCAGCGTTCAGGAAATTGCCGAACTGACCGGAGCGGAACTGGTGAATGCACCTGATCCGTCACGCCGCTTTGATGATGTGTCACCGCTTCAGAATGCGGATGCATCGATCCTGAGCTTCTTTGACAATCGCAAATATCTTGATGCCTTTGTCAGCAGTTCTGCCGGCGGGTGTTTTGTCCGGCCAGAGTTCGTTGATCGTGCGCCTGCCGATATGGTGCTGTTCACGACCAGCGATCCGTACCGGGCATATGCCAAGGCGGCAACGGCATATTATCCGTTTGACGCCGCCAATGGTGTTGTTTCACCGCACGCGATTGTCGCCGATACCGCCATGATCGGCAAAGGTGTTCAGATCGACGCCGGGGCCGTGATTGGCGAGCATTGCGAGATTGGCGATGGTTGCGTCATTTCCAGCAATGCGGTGATCGGTGAAGGTGTCGTGATCGGGGCCGGAAGCAGGATCGGTGCCGGGGCGACAATCAGCCATTGCCTGATTGGCAATCTGTGCCTGATTTATCCGGGGGCTCGCATTGGGCAGGATGGTTTCGGATTTGCCATGGGCGCACAGGGGCACCTTAAAGTGCCGCAGCTTGGCCGTGTCGTGATTGGCAATGATGTCGAAGTCGGGGCCAATTCGACAATCGACCGGGGGGCGGGGCCTGATACGGTGATTGGCAATGGTTGCCGTATCGACAACCTTGTTCAGATCGGCCATAACGTCGAACTTGGCATGGGATGTGTTATCGTTTCCCAGGTCGGGATTTCAGGATCGACCAAGCTTGGCAATTTTGTTGTTGCCGCGGGTCAGGCCGGGATTACCGGACATCTTGAAATTGGTGATGGCGCGAAAATTGCCGCGCAATCCGGTGTCATGAAAAATATCGGCGCGGGCGAAACCGTTGGCGGCAGCCCCGCTGTGCCGGTAATGGAATATCATAAACAGACCGTGGCCTTATCGCGGCTGATACGGAAAAAGAAGTAA
- a CDS encoding OmpH family outer membrane protein, which yields MKMMKSIQTALLAIVLAFASVTMASAQENAAGNTEAVVMIVDFEGIMREASAMQDMTKQIKTRQEAYQQEIEKRQQGLRKEEQEIAQQRTLLSADVIQQKQKEFQQKVADFQKFAQGRNRILDQALNESRVKFQKTLIEVIADVAEQRKATLVLHKSQVILHANAMDASKEVFDLVNKAMPTLTVEFKEAS from the coding sequence ATGAAAATGATGAAATCTATCCAGACCGCCTTACTTGCGATTGTTCTTGCATTCGCATCAGTAACAATGGCGTCGGCGCAGGAAAATGCTGCCGGAAATACAGAGGCCGTTGTGATGATTGTCGATTTTGAAGGCATTATGCGTGAAGCATCTGCCATGCAGGATATGACAAAGCAGATCAAAACGCGTCAGGAAGCCTATCAGCAGGAAATCGAAAAGCGCCAGCAGGGGCTGCGGAAGGAAGAGCAGGAAATCGCCCAGCAGCGAACCCTTCTGTCTGCCGATGTCATTCAGCAGAAACAGAAAGAATTTCAGCAGAAAGTTGCCGATTTTCAGAAGTTTGCACAGGGGCGCAACCGTATTCTGGATCAGGCGCTTAATGAATCGCGCGTGAAATTCCAGAAAACGCTGATTGAAGTAATTGCCGATGTTGCCGAGCAGCGCAAGGCAACGCTGGTACTGCACAAAAGTCAGGTGATCCTGCATGCCAACGCCATGGATGCGTCCAAGGAAGTATTTGACCTTGTGAACAAGGCCATGCCGACCCTTACCGTCGAGTTCAAGGAAGCCTCCTGA
- the bamA gene encoding outer membrane protein assembly factor BamA: MLRNVKAAALAAVLLGGTAPTIIPMVAYAQGSSVIREIRVDGNNRIESETVNAYLSVKEGDPYDPQKINESLKSLFSTGLFADVSIGFDQGVLKINVVENPIINRIAFEGNTRLKDDVLGTELQLRPRVVYTRTKVQADVQRILELYRRSGRFAATVEPKVIQLEQNRVDLVFEIDEGEATGVRKVNFVGNKAFDDGELSEVIRTTESAWWKILTSDDNYDPDRVTFDRELLRRYYLSAGYADFQVLSSVAELTPDRSDFFITYTVSEGQRYKFGDINIVSQIDKIDPATLTPLIEIEKGDWYNADLVDDAIDALTNSIGDQGYAFIDIRPNIERDRETGVINITFTIAEGPKVYVERIDVVGNVRTLDEVVRREFRLVEGDAFSSSKLKRSRQRVENLNFFKSVDVKTLPGSSPDQTVLEVDVEEKSTGEFSIGAGYGTDDGAFGQAGIRERNLLGKGQDLRLGFTIGSSSQQVDLSFTEPYFLDRDVSAGFDIYRREEDNQDESSYDEKQTGIGLRSGFRYSEALSQSVRYGYAVNEYSDIDSDASRLLREEDPEFSESTIGQTLTYDQRDSTLTPKEGYFVQVSNDFAGLGGSETYLRTRVNGGYYYPLDREKTWVLSTKASTGYIFGIGDDTRISQRFFTGGANLRGFESAGVGPRDIATKDAVGGKFFYTGTVQMDFPLGLPSEFALTGRVFSDFGASEGVDGARPGEIYDEGSLRASVGFGVGWESPFGPIGVDLSQAVLKEDFDKEEVFRLSFGTRF; the protein is encoded by the coding sequence TTGCTGCGTAATGTAAAAGCGGCTGCGTTAGCAGCAGTCTTGCTTGGTGGAACCGCGCCAACCATAATTCCGATGGTGGCCTACGCGCAGGGATCAAGCGTTATTCGCGAGATCCGTGTTGACGGCAATAACCGTATCGAAAGCGAGACGGTTAACGCATACCTGTCGGTAAAAGAGGGCGATCCCTACGATCCGCAAAAAATCAACGAATCGCTGAAGTCGCTGTTTTCAACCGGCCTGTTTGCCGACGTGTCGATCGGATTTGATCAGGGCGTTCTGAAAATCAATGTGGTTGAAAACCCGATCATCAACCGGATCGCCTTTGAGGGCAACACGCGCCTGAAGGACGACGTGCTTGGTACGGAACTTCAGTTGCGCCCTCGTGTCGTTTACACCCGCACCAAGGTTCAGGCTGATGTGCAGCGTATTCTTGAGCTGTACCGTCGCTCCGGCCGGTTTGCCGCGACCGTTGAGCCCAAAGTCATTCAGCTTGAACAGAATCGTGTCGACCTTGTCTTTGAAATTGACGAGGGCGAGGCCACCGGGGTGCGCAAGGTCAACTTCGTTGGAAACAAGGCATTTGACGATGGTGAATTGTCCGAAGTTATCCGGACAACCGAAAGCGCCTGGTGGAAAATCCTGACTTCTGACGACAACTATGACCCGGATCGCGTCACGTTCGACCGCGAACTTTTGCGTCGTTACTATCTTTCAGCCGGTTATGCCGATTTCCAGGTTCTGTCTTCCGTGGCCGAACTGACGCCTGATCGGTCTGATTTCTTTATCACCTACACGGTCAGCGAAGGTCAGCGTTACAAGTTTGGCGATATCAATATCGTATCGCAGATCGACAAGATCGATCCGGCGACATTGACGCCCCTGATCGAGATTGAAAAAGGCGACTGGTACAATGCCGACCTTGTTGATGACGCGATTGATGCCCTGACCAACAGCATCGGTGACCAGGGTTATGCATTCATCGATATTCGCCCGAATATCGAGCGTGACCGCGAGACCGGCGTTATCAACATCACCTTCACCATCGCCGAAGGTCCGAAGGTTTATGTCGAACGCATCGACGTGGTTGGCAACGTCCGCACGCTTGACGAAGTTGTCCGTCGTGAATTCCGCCTTGTTGAAGGTGACGCGTTCAGCAGTTCGAAACTCAAACGTTCGCGCCAGCGTGTTGAAAACCTGAACTTCTTTAAATCGGTTGACGTCAAGACCCTGCCGGGCAGTTCGCCCGACCAGACGGTTCTTGAGGTTGATGTTGAAGAAAAGTCGACCGGCGAGTTTTCGATTGGTGCCGGGTACGGCACGGATGATGGTGCCTTCGGTCAGGCCGGTATCCGCGAACGCAACCTGCTTGGCAAAGGGCAGGACCTGCGTCTTGGCTTTACGATTGGGTCATCCAGCCAGCAGGTCGATCTGTCCTTTACCGAGCCATACTTCCTTGATCGGGATGTCAGTGCGGGCTTTGATATCTATCGCCGCGAAGAAGACAATCAGGACGAAAGTTCATATGACGAAAAGCAGACCGGTATCGGTTTGCGGTCCGGTTTCCGTTATTCCGAAGCATTGTCGCAGTCGGTGCGTTACGGGTATGCGGTTAACGAATATTCCGACATCGATAGCGACGCATCGCGTCTGCTTCGTGAAGAAGACCCCGAGTTTTCCGAGTCAACGATTGGTCAGACGCTTACCTATGATCAGCGCGACAGCACGCTTACGCCGAAAGAAGGCTATTTCGTTCAGGTTTCTAACGATTTCGCCGGGCTCGGCGGTTCGGAAACCTATCTTCGTACACGCGTGAATGGCGGGTACTACTATCCGCTTGATCGCGAAAAGACGTGGGTGCTGTCGACCAAGGCGTCGACCGGTTACATCTTTGGTATTGGCGACGATACGCGTATTTCGCAGCGCTTCTTTACAGGTGGTGCAAACCTTCGTGGTTTTGAATCGGCCGGTGTCGGGCCGCGCGATATTGCAACGAAAGATGCGGTTGGCGGCAAATTCTTCTATACTGGTACCGTACAGATGGACTTCCCGTTAGGGTTGCCGTCCGAATTTGCACTTACAGGTCGTGTATTCAGTGATTTCGGTGCTTCCGAGGGGGTTGATGGCGCACGGCCTGGTGAAATCTATGACGAAGGTTCACTCAGGGCGTCTGTTGGTTTTGGGGTAGGCTGGGAATCTCCGTTTGGCCCGATTGGTGTTGACCTTTCGCAGGCTGTTCTCAAAGAAGACTTCGACAAAGAGGAAGTGTTCCGACTGAGTTTCGGAACCAGATTCTGA
- the rseP gene encoding RIP metalloprotease RseP: METLLAFLFVLSVLVFVHEYGHYWVAIRNGVKVEAFSIGFGPELFGWYDKKGTRWKVSLLPLGGYVKMFGDMNPASAGQRDDLNEEERQHAFHHKGLMARAAIVFAGPLANFLFAIVVFTVLFAAVGQQRALPVVGEAVAGSPAAVAGLQPQDRINAINGQPIAWFSELSEVIRGNAGAPVSLSVMRDGQEIDIQVTPEAVTTGEGDDVKTFGRLGVTAGAFETQRDGIIDATGKAFSSTWNLISQTLSALGEMISGERDSSELGGPIRIAQMSGEVAEGGIGPLLFFMAYLSISLGLINLMPVPVLDGGHLVFYAIEAIRGKPLGAKAQEYGFRLGAGLVFSLIIFATWNDLTQLGVWNFFKGLVG; encoded by the coding sequence ATGGAAACCCTTCTTGCTTTTCTGTTTGTTCTTTCGGTCCTGGTGTTTGTTCATGAATATGGGCATTACTGGGTTGCGATCCGCAATGGTGTAAAGGTTGAAGCGTTTTCAATCGGATTCGGTCCGGAGCTTTTTGGCTGGTACGACAAAAAGGGCACGCGCTGGAAAGTCAGCCTTTTGCCGCTTGGCGGGTATGTCAAAATGTTTGGCGACATGAACCCGGCCAGTGCGGGGCAGCGCGACGACCTTAATGAAGAAGAACGCCAGCATGCGTTTCATCACAAAGGCCTGATGGCGCGTGCGGCCATCGTTTTTGCTGGTCCGTTGGCCAATTTCCTGTTTGCGATTGTGGTTTTCACCGTTCTGTTTGCCGCCGTTGGCCAGCAGCGCGCCCTGCCGGTGGTGGGCGAGGCGGTTGCCGGCAGCCCGGCGGCGGTTGCCGGATTGCAGCCCCAGGACCGGATCAATGCGATCAATGGACAGCCGATTGCGTGGTTCAGCGAGCTTTCGGAAGTGATCCGGGGCAATGCCGGTGCGCCGGTTTCGCTTTCAGTGATGCGTGACGGGCAGGAAATCGACATTCAGGTGACGCCGGAAGCCGTAACGACAGGCGAAGGTGACGACGTTAAGACATTCGGTCGTCTGGGCGTGACCGCCGGTGCGTTTGAAACCCAGCGCGATGGAATTATCGATGCGACCGGCAAGGCGTTTTCATCGACCTGGAACCTGATTTCGCAGACATTGTCGGCATTGGGTGAGATGATTTCGGGCGAACGTGACAGTTCCGAACTTGGCGGTCCGATCCGCATCGCGCAGATGTCGGGCGAGGTTGCCGAGGGGGGGATTGGACCGCTTCTGTTCTTTATGGCGTATCTTTCGATCAGCCTTGGGTTGATTAACCTGATGCCTGTTCCGGTTCTGGATGGTGGTCATCTGGTGTTTTATGCGATTGAGGCCATTCGCGGTAAGCCCTTGGGCGCAAAAGCACAAGAATATGGTTTCCGTCTTGGGGCAGGTTTGGTATTCAGCTTAATCATCTTTGCAACTTGGAACGACCTGACGCAGTTGGGCGTCTGGAATTTCTTCAAAGGCCTGGTAGGCTGA
- a CDS encoding 1-deoxy-D-xylulose-5-phosphate reductoisomerase — protein MTIKKSVCVLGVTGSVGSSTVDILKAHSDKYAVDAVTAHRNVQGLAKAAIELGAAMAVIADESLYEDLKSALSGTDILVAAGDEALVEAASRPSDIVIAAIIGAAGLKATLAAIRRGARVGLANKETLVCAGDLMMAEVAKYKATLIPVDSEHSAIFQVLEQKSVDKVDRILLTASGGPFREWSLDDMKSVSPKQALAHPNWDMGAKISIDSATMMNKGLELIEACRLFPVPEERIEVVVHPQSVVHSMVEYSDGSVLAQLGSPDMRTPIAYALSWPERIRVDVARLDFATIGQLNFTAPDMKRFPALRLAREALRAGGTVPTVLNAANEIAVGAFLGGKLTFLQIAETVERMMNRIAASPLRDLDQMFDLDDMIRRETLGLIKTGL, from the coding sequence AATATGCCGTGGATGCCGTTACGGCCCACCGAAATGTTCAAGGGTTGGCCAAGGCCGCCATTGAACTTGGTGCTGCGATGGCGGTTATCGCCGATGAAAGCCTTTATGAAGACCTGAAATCCGCCCTGTCTGGCACGGACATTCTGGTTGCGGCCGGTGATGAAGCATTGGTCGAGGCGGCATCGCGCCCGTCTGATATCGTCATTGCCGCGATCATTGGTGCAGCAGGCCTTAAGGCGACGCTGGCGGCCATTCGCCGCGGGGCGCGGGTTGGCCTTGCCAACAAGGAAACGCTGGTTTGTGCCGGTGATCTGATGATGGCGGAAGTCGCGAAATACAAGGCGACGCTGATCCCGGTTGATTCCGAACATAGTGCGATTTTCCAGGTGCTTGAACAGAAGTCGGTCGACAAGGTTGACCGTATTCTTCTGACGGCATCTGGCGGGCCATTCCGGGAATGGTCGCTTGACGATATGAAATCGGTGTCTCCAAAGCAGGCGCTGGCCCATCCCAACTGGGATATGGGGGCCAAGATTTCCATTGATTCGGCAACCATGATGAACAAGGGCCTTGAATTGATCGAGGCCTGTCGTCTGTTTCCGGTGCCTGAAGAACGCATCGAGGTTGTCGTGCATCCGCAATCTGTCGTGCATAGCATGGTGGAATATTCCGACGGATCGGTACTGGCGCAATTGGGATCGCCCGATATGCGGACCCCGATTGCCTATGCGCTTTCATGGCCGGAAAGAATACGTGTCGATGTAGCGCGTCTTGATTTTGCCACGATCGGACAGTTGAACTTTACCGCGCCGGATATGAAACGGTTCCCGGCTCTTCGTCTGGCGCGCGAAGCGCTGCGTGCGGGCGGGACGGTGCCGACGGTATTGAATGCAGCAAACGAGATTGCCGTTGGGGCGTTTCTGGGCGGAAAGCTTACCTTCCTGCAAATTGCCGAAACGGTCGAGCGCATGATGAACAGGATTGCGGCATCACCGTTACGAGATCTCGACCAGATGTTTGATCTTGATGATATGATCCGTCGTGAAACGCTGGGCCTGATCAAAACCGGTCTTTGA